In Vicia villosa cultivar HV-30 ecotype Madison, WI unplaced genomic scaffold, Vvil1.0 ctg.002020F_1_1, whole genome shotgun sequence, the DNA window CAGAGGTACTCTTTCTCTCATCAACACTTCCAtcccaatcagcatcacaataacccAATAACTTAGTGTTTGAGCTATGTGAGTACAATATCCCATAGTTGTACCTATCATTCACATACTTCAGAATCCTTTTGACTTGATTGAGATGAATCACTTTAGGTTCTTCTTGATACCTAGCACATACTCCAATAGCAAAAGTAATGTCTGGTCTGCTTGCAGTAAGGTAGAGGAGGCTACCAATCATACTTCTATGCAGACTTTGATCAATACCAACCCCTTTTTCATCCCTGGTTAGCTTGAAGTGTGTAGGAGCCGGAGTTAGTTTGTGGCTGACATTCTCCAATCCAAACTTCTTCACAATACTCTTAGCATATTTTTCTTGACAAATAAAAATAGAGTCTTCCATACGCTTGATTTGTAACCTAAGAAAGTAGGTTAGTTCACCAACaaagctcatctcaaactcagattGCATCTGCATGACAAAATTTTGGTCCATCTCGTCTGACATCCCGCCAAAGataatgtcatccacatatatctgAGCTACCATGAGTTTTCTATCCTTTTCTTTGACAAAGAAGGTTTTATCAATTACACCCTTTTTATTTCCATGAAGAACTAAAAACTCAGTCAACCTTTCATACAAAGCTCTAGGAGCTTATTTCAAACCATACAAAGCTTTCTTTTGTTTGAACACACGATCTGGAAAGGTAGGATCACGAAATCCTTTAGGTTATTCCACATACACCTCTTCATTCACGTATCCACTTaggaaggcacttttaacatccatttggaacagCTTGAACTTCAAAATACATGCCACCCCATGTAGTAACCTTATAGACTCTAGGCGAGCTACAGaagcaaaggtttcatcaaagtccaCTCCTTCAatctgagtgtatccttgagAAGCAAGTGTGGCATTGTTTCCGGTAACAACACCttgttcatctgacttgttcttgtacAGCCATTTTTCCCAAAGACATTAGTTGCTTCAGGTCTTGGTActaggtcccaaacctcattacTTCTGAATTGCTCAAACTCCTCTTGCATAGCATTAATCCATAACTCATCAGTTAAAGCTTCCTTGACATTCTTTGGTTCAACTTTTGACACAAAGAAGGAGTTTGACACCAATTGTCTTGACCTGGTGGTCACCCCTTTAT includes these proteins:
- the LOC131637536 gene encoding secreted RxLR effector protein 161-like, with the protein product MVAQIYVDDIIFGGMSDEMDQNFVMQMQSEFEMSFVGELTYFLRLQIKRMEDSIFICQEKYAKSIVKKFGLENVSHKLTPAPTHFKLTRDEKGVGIDQSLHRSMIGSLLYLTASRPDITFAIGVCARYQEEPKVIHLNQVKRILKYVNDRYNYGILYSHSSNTKLLGYCDADWDGSVDERKSTSGGCYFLGNNFMLWFSKKHNCVWLSTSEAEYIAAGSSFS